ATACTTTGGTCTTGGCATCTTTATAATTCTCATAAtgtaactaaaaaaaataccaaattCTCAGGCCCAAATAAATTTGGTATAATAATAAATTGGCGAAATGAtctggtggacccttgtacttgtatctGCTTGTATTCTGGACCCTTCTACTTACCcttttgtcatctggacccctGAATCCATCCAAGCAAAACATTTTAAACACAATTTTTGATGTGGTATGTTTCGTGTTGCACAAACACGTACATGttggcaaaaaaataaaattttaatccacGTATGAATATTATATTCCTCGTACGTACTAAAAGAATAGGCATTGTTTTCAAAACCCTAAAGATCTTTACTCATCATATTattcaaaaacaacaacaacaaaacaattaGACCAAAATAAACACATCACATCAATTCACAAAAACAAGATCTGGGCAAGGACaataaaaaaacttcaaatgataaaaaaaaaaccccttAAATTGATTGAGAAAACACACTTATTCCTCCTCTACAGAGAGATTTATGCAGCAAAACTCTCCTTTCACAGAGAAGAAAAACCAAATAGGTATTCAAACACAGAAGAAAAAAGGGTTATGCAAAGCTGGCCAAATATGAAAAAGGGGTACACCAAAGAAGTAGTGAATAATTGGAGTAATGGGGTTCCAAGATTGCATATTTTGGACCTCCCTTTTTCTCTCTTTGCTTGGAAATGATTGtactgtaattttttttttgattttttgatattcttttttttgtagATATACAGagagacaatatatatatatatatatatacggaaatgaagaacaaaaagaagaagaaattcagataaatttatatatttatatgaaaaCAGAGGTGTAGAGAGAGAAACTatggaagaagaagatattgaaatgataaaaaaattgagtctttGACAGATGAAGAAGAGAGGCACCGAccattcttgttttcttttttggctactttctttttctagtatttcttttttttttttggtaaaatagGGTTTAATCAACGCTTTggagaaatggtaaagttgtcATCACGTACTTTATATTAGTCTTATTTGAGTCATGACATTAGCTAAATACTTTTGTCGAGATTAGGTTGACTACATCGAGCTGTCATCGTGGAGaccaacaaaaatacaatagaatCACACTCACAAAAAGAGATGagtaaatcaaagaaaaaaataaaagagaagaaatttgaagagacaagatcaagaaaaagataagaaaaaagctcaaatttgtccaacaatGGTGTTgagtgaaaataaagaagaagagatgGTCTTTAAAGGTAAAAATTTGACTGTTACTGCCTTTTTAACTTGTCTCAAGCTCTTGTTTTTTGTGTATCACACGCTCCATGTGGAGTTTTCCACATAGGATGCCACATCAAAAAttgtgtttaaaatattgtgtttggATAGGTTCaggggtccagatgacaaaagggtaagtagaagggttcaaaatacaaacagatacaagtacaagggtccaccagaccatttcgcctaaTAAATTATTCATCCTTCTTACTTTTGATatgtatttttgttaatttcaaCATATAGGCTAGGCAGTGCCTAATCACCACCTCCTTCGTTCTTTCACCAATCACCATCAATatgtacaaattttatttttatttcagaATAATTATAATATGAATAAATCTTTGAAGGTCAATGATGCATGATTCAAATTTGCTTGGATATTGGATTTGACCTTCTACCTCCTCCATTTAAATATGAGGATTTTATCCATGGTAAAATTCAAACATGTGGTATGTGTCTAACCCCACAAATCACACATTGTGTTCTTACCAGTTGATCAAAGCCTTGGAGGAGTTTTGTGTGTTTTCTTCTTATATCGCCTAACATATaccataaatttatatttgagTTCCCTTAAGAATTTTGAGCATTTTAAAGGACAAAACACAACACATTTCTTAATGTTAAAGAAGATTGAAGGTCTTTTTGCTTGATAATGGTAGCAATATTAGTACTATTCAATCGGTTGAAATTGTTAATTGCATTCTATTGAAAATATCATCAactaataaaagtgtgctctctctaacaGCTTAAACTTTTAGATAAAATGATTACACACtacaacatggtatcagagcatataGAGGTCGCTTTTGAGATGGTCACACCATTACATACAAACTAGAACAAATAcaaacacacatatatatatatattatgatctGAATTACATAGAATTATACTATATGtttaatatatacatactaATTAATTCTCAATAACACTTAATTTTGAGATGATAGCAGATTTCAACATTTCCTCATTCAAAAACTCTTCAGGAACCCTAATCACGATATCTTGAAGCATCAAATCTTTAACACTGGAAATACTTGCATGGTAAATCTGAAATTTCAGTTCTTTCATCGCGTTCATCAATCTCGTACACGGATAATTCATATCCAAAGATTGAACCTGAATCACACCTTCAGATCCAATAATTTTCACTTCAATTTCCATCCCATTTCGTGCCCCGTTGCTGGAAAATAATGACTTATTGTTTGCCCCATGTTCAGTTAAAATAGTGGAGGACGAACTATGAGAATCGTGTTGTTCCATAAGTATATGTTTTTTCTGGGGTTCGATTAATTTGGAttctaagttttttattttagctttaagtTCATTGATATAAGTAACTGCGTCACCTAGCAATGAAGCTTTGTCCATTTTGGACACGTATGGGACTACGCTCCGTAGAGCGTAGAATCTATGGTTTaacttttcccttctttttctcTCGGCCTCTACGTGAACATCCATAGCCATTTCTCGTGTTATATTGCTCGAATCACCCTTTTTTGCTCGTTTAATTGATCGATTGACAATGTTGTTGATGGTTGAAGAGTCATCGTTTTCGAAATCAGAATTACCCGATTCAGATAATAGATTTCCAATAGCCACTTCTTGCTTTACTAttatatcttcttcttgttgGGGTGATCCACATTTTGCAACATCTCCTAATGTTACTGTTGAGACATAatgtaattaaataaatgagaCTGTCAAAAAAGAATTAGACTCGTGTAAAGGAGCGTGTTCAAACATAATAtacttaaataattaaaattatactatttttatCAACTTTCAAATGAGATAAaatcaaactcactcaaaataCTTGTGTAGATGAGAAACCATACTCATGTTGTTGTATAATCTAAATAGAGAGACTAATATTGAGCTAAAATaggttttcattttttatatctCTAAAGCACATTTCGCGGGAGGCTAATGTAATAACAGTCCTATTAGCAGAAACAGAAGGAAAACGAAGGATCCATATATGGCCAGTAATCATGGCAAGTAAATTATATTATGTTCTAAAATATAATTCCAAAATATTTAagtctaaaaataaaataaagaatctATTGTGTAAAAATGGAgaataaaattattatcattAACAACACAATAAAAATTTTACTCTTCATTTTTACGgaataaattatttactttattttacgTTTTGTACACGGTTactttatgtttttaatttgtGGATtgaacttttaatttattttgattgattttttaaattatatttatatcatcatattaaaatttaattatatcgatattggatgttttctttaatttatttttaataaataacatataataataataataataataataataataaaactaataaattctttattttattcttctagGAACCACTATACATGGGCATCGAAATCCATCTTATGATGGCAAACACTACCCTCAATTTTCCTCTATTTTATTCAAAAGATACAATAATGTACTCTTTCATTGTTGATGGTAATAGTAGTAGGTCTCCATTATTGGATCCGGATGAAATTTAGTAATAAGGTAACAAAAGGTAGAGGaaaatatctataaaaaaaatctaaaaaaataagatttttatttcttatttttaaacaataaatatttaatttaatttttaaaaacattttaaacattttggAATGAgctaatattaaaaatttgaataaataaagaattatcttttagaacaaataaaagaatcaactaattaattagtaaatgaatccaattaaataaaaataaaggtagatggtatttttagaccaaaatgTGGAATGCATGTatttttgagccattttcaataTTAGGGATACTCttacctttttttcttaaataaaatccTTTCATTTTCAagcaaaaagaataaaaatcaacAGTGACGTTATACCATGTTTAATGCCACAATTTTCAAAagccttcatttttttttccttaatattTGTCTCACGCGATTCaaatatgtcacataaattaaaaaaaaatgatcaaatgaaACGATCACACAATTCAAACAGAAACGACATCAAAGATAAGCTTGAAATATGTACCTTGATTGACGGGTAGATGAGAAGTCGTATTCATGTTATTGTTTGATCCAAATAGAGACCTAATGAATTGGAcaaattcccaattttcttGAATAACATCAGAGGAACCCAATTCAACAACACCACTAGGAGTAGAAATACACACAATCGTACGTATTCCATGTAAATTAGCTTCTTTAGCTCTCTCACAATTATAAAGTTGCAATTCA
This genomic stretch from Solanum stenotomum isolate F172 chromosome 10, ASM1918654v1, whole genome shotgun sequence harbors:
- the LOC125842183 gene encoding transcription factor MYC1-like produces the protein MENIISTSSTPSQPNTLQKILQYIIHNRQEWWVYAIFWQASKDVNNRLILSWGDGHFRGTKDTTGSAKIGHNQYHQLQKKFGFNGINDTNNNVTDTEWFYMVSMPQCFVAEDELVVRAYASASHMWLASYYELQLYNCERAKEANLHGIRTIVCISTPSGVVELGSSDVIQENWEFVQFIRSLFGSNNNMNTTSHLPVNQVTLGDVAKCGSPQQEEDIIVKQEVAIGNLLSESGNSDFENDDSSTINNIVNRSIKRAKKGDSSNITREMAMDVHVEAERKRREKLNHRFYALRSVVPYVSKMDKASLLGDAVTYINELKAKIKNLESKLIEPQKKHILMEQHDSHSSSSTILTEHGANNKSLFSSNGARNGMEIEVKIIGSEGVIQVQSLDMNYPCTRLMNAMKELKFQIYHASISSVKDLMLQDIVIRVPEEFLNEEMLKSAIISKLSVIEN